The sequence TCGCTTTTTATATCTCTTTTAAATTGTTCTTCACCCTTGAATTTCCTTATATCGTATACTTTGTAGTACCTGGGGTCAAGCTTTTCTTCTCTCAGATCTTTTTCGTATCTCTCCAATCGTTCATTGATAACCTCAGGGTCTTCTGAGACAATCTCATCCATTAATCTTCTGTCAAGTATGAACTTGTTTGTCTTCTTTATAAAAGTTAAAGCCGACCTGTGAATCTTTATAAAGCGTTCCACACTTTCTTTGAATGCTCCAAAACTACTTTCAAATCTTTTTACCAGTAACCTTCTCATGAAATCATAGAGGTTCTTTTGATATAAGTAAATAAAGCTTTCTTCCTCATTGAGCTCAGGTTCTTCAGGATCCCCCAGATAATCGAATACCCCTTTTTCGTACCTTATCGGGAAATAGATAGCGCCTTTAAACCTGCCCCCATCTTCAAGCTGAGAAAAAGATTTTATTACCTCATCATAGAATTCTAACTGCTTTTCTGTCAGTTCAAAGAACCATTCGCTTGGGTCTTTAACCTCCGGGAGATCTATTTTCTCTTTATAGTGTCTGAGGTCAAGCCTGTTTCTCCTTATCACAACAGGTTCAAGTATAGCCCTGATTTCGCGAGCGAGTCCTCTTGTTCTCCCCTTAACTTTGCTCATGTTAATCGATGACTCACCGAAAACATCTCTATAGTATCTTATCGCTCTGTTTCTTCTCTTTTCAACGAGTGAGTTGTGGTAGTTTCTTATGTAAGAAAGTTTCCTGAATTCGGCCTCATACCGGGAGAACCTTTCTTCCAGATTCTCATCAAGCACAATAGTTGACTTCCTGGGGACAGTAAAGAGCTTTAAGAGAGCATAAAGATCTGATGGTCGGTTGTTAAATGGAGTTGCAGTAAGTAGTAAAACTATTTTGCCCCTGCATATTTCATTTAGGTAGTGGTAGCTCTGCGTTCTTTCATTTCTGAATCTATGCGCCTCATCAACAATTATAATTTCTATATCCTCGCTTTCCCTGACAAACTCTAAAGTGCTTTCAAGTTTCCCAACAGAACGAACCTCCCAATCATAGAGCTTGAAGTCTGATAGATATTTCTTCCAGCCCGATGTGCGGTTTTCATCTCCTATAAGATGGGGAGGACAGATTACAATTCCTCTTTTACCAAGGGCTTTTGCCACAAGACAGGCTATCACTGTCTTACCAAGTCCAACAACATCTGCAATTAATGTGCCTCCATGCGCTTCGCAGTTTGCGAGAGCTTGAGAAACTGCTTCAAGCTGATATGTATAAGGTATATAACCTTTTGCTTTCATGAGTCTCTTTAGCTCTTCGCCTAAGTCCTTTCCCTTGTGTAGTTCAAGATAGGTTTTAAGGAGATACGCATAAGCTGTAAAAGGTGCAATCTCTCTAATCAGACTATTTTTTGTAAGAATACTGATTATTTTATCAATGTCCTCTTTGCTAAAAGCAATAGCTCTATTCCAGAGTCTGTCGAAGTACTTCTCTGCTTCTCTGAATCCAAAATCCATTATCTCGACATTGAATTCATCCTGAGATTCAAGCCCTGCCTTCGTAAGATTACTACTACCTGTAATAAATAGAGACGGGATTATCTGTTTAAACGACTCATTCATTTTAAAAAGGTAAAGTTTTGCGTGATTGGGTTCTCTGGTTTTTCTAAGAACAAGCTTCCCCTCTTTAAGAAGTTGTATAAAGAATTCTATCTGTTCGTAGGTTTCCTTGCGGTCGAGCTCCTCAGAGTTAAAGGCGATTTCAAGCGACCTGTAGAAGTCCTTTTTAAGCTTGTTTCCACTGTAAATTCTTTGTTTCCTGGCTGACTCGTAAATGCCGTACGCAGATTTATCAATATTAAGACCAACAAGTATTTTGAGATGTTCTTCTTTTAGAGCTTCGCTCTCGTAAAGAGTCTTTAGAGTTTCGTATAACTCCCTAATTCCAGAGAAGTAAAAAAACCCAACTAAAAATTTGAGCTCATTGCTGTTGATAATAAGTGTTTGGAGGCGTTTTTTTAAAGACTTTTCCCCGCTGTTGGTGATGAACGTACCCATTTTGATCTGATCCCTTTCCCTAAGTTTAATCCTTTGTCGAGAGTGTTTATTTTTAAACTACTTAATGATTCTTCTGTAGGCAAAACTTCCTTAACCTATTCTCGCATAACTTTAAGATTTCTTTTTTTTCAACCCTATCATAACTTATTGCTATATAATATCAACCTGAAAACTAAAAATCAAGCTATTTTAGTGACGTTAGCAATGCAATAGAATTCTGTTGAAATTAGTAAGCATAGATAAAGGTACCCCTATTTAGTTCTACTTTTTGAGTTGGTTTTGCAAAAACTTCTCTATATACATTCACTCCCTAAAGGAATAGAAGCATAATTTTATCCACCTGTTTTTCATCTATCCAAGCTGGATATCGCCTCTCAATAGAGATCCTTCGGATTAGAAATTCACGTAAATGTTTGAAAAACCCTTTCCCGAAAGGGACTCTACGAGCCGCCATATTAACGGTTCTTAATCTCTGTCTATACTCGAAAGGGAAATCATAGTAATGGAAGAGATTTTCTTCATGTAAAGCAAATGTTTTATCTCAAAAAAGATCCTTCGGACTTATGGATGGTACCGTCTTTACCCATTTCTTCAAGAACTCAAAATATTTATCATAACACTTCTCAAGAGAGATCCTTCGGACATCCAGATCATAAGCATTTCCCAAAGGGAGTCTTAGACGAAAATTTCCCAAAACTGGTTATAGAAACAATCTTTAATCTTAGGTGGTAGATGAGAGACCTGTTTCATCAATGTCTGAGATAGATGCCAGAGGCAGTATTGAAAGTTAGAACCGGGATAAACAAATTTTCCTGCTTCTGGAAGGCCTCTAGCTCCATCTCCTACTATTATCTTTACTTTCTCCAGTCCTCGCTTCTTTAAGCGGCTTAGTAATACTCCATAACTATTAAATGATTCCTTCTCAGCTAATTCCCAATCCAATAGATGAATCTTACCCTCTCTATCAACACCAAGAGCTACCAGTATAACTCCCTTTTTCTTCTTTATCCTGATATGACCCCAGATACCATCCAGAATCAGACCTTCAATGTCAGAAAAAAGCGGACTATTTCGTATCTTATCTATCTCCTCCTCAACAACCTTTATAAACCTGCAAAAAGTAGCAT comes from Candidatus Neomarinimicrobiota bacterium and encodes:
- a CDS encoding helicase, which gives rise to MGTFITNSGEKSLKKRLQTLIINSNELKFLVGFFYFSGIRELYETLKTLYESEALKEEHLKILVGLNIDKSAYGIYESARKQRIYSGNKLKKDFYRSLEIAFNSEELDRKETYEQIEFFIQLLKEGKLVLRKTREPNHAKLYLFKMNESFKQIIPSLFITGSSNLTKAGLESQDEFNVEIMDFGFREAEKYFDRLWNRAIAFSKEDIDKIISILTKNSLIREIAPFTAYAYLLKTYLELHKGKDLGEELKRLMKAKGYIPYTYQLEAVSQALANCEAHGGTLIADVVGLGKTVIACLVAKALGKRGIVICPPHLIGDENRTSGWKKYLSDFKLYDWEVRSVGKLESTLEFVRESEDIEIIIVDEAHRFRNERTQSYHYLNEICRGKIVLLLTATPFNNRPSDLYALLKLFTVPRKSTIVLDENLEERFSRYEAEFRKLSYIRNYHNSLVEKRRNRAIRYYRDVFGESSINMSKVKGRTRGLAREIRAILEPVVIRRNRLDLRHYKEKIDLPEVKDPSEWFFELTEKQLEFYDEVIKSFSQLEDGGRFKGAIYFPIRYEKGVFDYLGDPEEPELNEEESFIYLYQKNLYDFMRRLLVKRFESSFGAFKESVERFIKIHRSALTFIKKTNKFILDRRLMDEIVSEDPEVINERLERYEKDLREEKLDPRYYKVYDIRKFKGEEQFKRDIKSDLKLFESLLNTIEKIGLVQNDPKAERLVEGIREFLKEDRKVVIFTEYFDTATHLKDILSREFEGMVLPAFGSLSKKTVKDIYKNFDAQYKHQEDSYKILLATDKLSEGFNLNRAGVVVNYDIPWNPVRVIQRVGRINRIGKKLYDEIFIVNFFPTEKGADIVKSREIAQTKMFMIHNVLGEDAKIFTPDEEPQPAELYRRLTTYTEEEEESFFTKLKREYEKIKERFPEIEEEIKDMPVRVKVAKRGEENELLVFVKKGKDLFVGYKNYSEKQPVSVGFEQAYEKIKTSYNEPRLPLSDNFWTNYHEVLRKESYFRRKSRGRDLSTQAYNILNGLLERDDKDITPYKSFISDLLEDVRSFGTLSDYVLSRITGWGKKNTQELKEELEALKNEIGENFLKKIGEYLKEINEEVIIAVENQASRG
- a CDS encoding transposase, with the translated sequence MNPKFLKENLTLSHFIMQVFSIVKPKLIEILKESLEKELIVQRDKIIGNRPYQRSSRIKRWGYTIRKYIITPLGILANVRIPRMRERGKEVRLFIDKYVHYATDFINDVILAHTLNMSTRKITVWFRSRLKEVVSYATFCRFIKVVEEEIDKIRNSPLFSDIEGLILDGIWGHIRIKKKKGVILVALGVDREGKIHLLDWELAEKESFNSYGVLLSRLKKRGLEKVKIIVGDGARGLPEAGKFVYPGSNFQYCLWHLSQTLMKQVSHLPPKIKDCFYNQFWEIFV